TCTCTCTGTCTGCTTACTTGCCGTCTGCGGATTTTTATTCGTTTTGTGGTACTATTATTTCAAAACCAGGCAAAACAGGTGCCCTCGGGGAAGATATGTGGAATTGGAGGAACAGTTTGCTCAGCGTCCCCGCAGCTTCTCCTATGCTGACCTCAGCACTGCCACTCATAGTTTCAGTGAAAACCTAAAGCTAGGAGAAGGCGGCTTCGGAGGCGTCTACAGAGGCATTTTGCCCGGCACAAATGAGGTTGTGGCAGTGAAAAGAATATCCCATGGATCTAGACAGGGCAAAAGGGAATATGTTTCAGAGGTCACTATCATCAGCAGGCTGAGACACCGTAACCTGATCCAGCTCTTGGGATGGTGCCATGAAAGCAGCGAGTTGCTCCTGGTTTATGAGTTCCTGCCAAACGGAAGCCTGGACAAGCACTTATTCGATGAGGAGAAGGAGCCTTTGGATTGGGACCAACGGTACAGAATTTCTTGTGACATAGCCTCTGCTCTTGTGTACCTTCACGACGAGTTGGACAATTGTATTGTGCACAGAGATGTGAAGACCAGCAACGTGATATTGGATTCTAGTCTCAATGCCAAGCTGGGAGATTTTGGTCTGGCCAGAATAGTGAAACACGATGGCCCTGCTTCTCACACAACATCACCTGGAGGAACTTTGGGGTATTTAGCGCCAGAATGTGCAGTGGCAGGAAAGACAAGTCCAGAATCGGATGTTTTCAGCTTTGGTGTCGTGGCTCTGGAAATTGCCTGCGGAAGGCGGCCTGTTGACTTGAGGTTATCTGAACACAATTGCAGAGTGGTAGAATGGGTTTGGGATTTGTATAAACAGGGAAAGCTTCTGGATGCGGCTGATAAAAGGCTCGGTGGAAACTTCAATGAAGAAGAAATGCAGAGGCTCATGGTCGTTGGATTGTTGTGCTGTCAGCAGGAACCGAAAGCAAGACCGGAAATGAGATATGTGATGAAAATTTTAAGATTCGATGTTGAATTGCCCTCTGTCCCTTTAAGTTTGTA
The nucleotide sequence above comes from Cryptomeria japonica chromosome 11, Sugi_1.0, whole genome shotgun sequence. Encoded proteins:
- the LOC131051854 gene encoding L-type lectin-domain containing receptor kinase IX.1 isoform X1 — encoded protein: MGNFHPAMLCLLLLFFVGFAGSVNFNFPPQTDIRFYRDASFQRIPQDAIMLTRNITNLHPESYGCAAYDKPIPIWNNVSNAVANFTTHFQFVIGKANNNSSPGSGLAVFMAPFDFQPPSASSGWWLGLFNGSTDKAPSNQIVAVEFDTFKDHFDEDDNHIGIDINSIVSVDKIPLSKNSENQSLKNGLYWDAWVEYNGGTNWLEVFLLSNPSGNSNNISKPETPILGFNINLREILPENVRVGFSSSTRSSQLPTSESHIVYTWNFTSSEIPSSSPVQDIPSSKTGQNISSLSRTNAIFIALSVCLLAVCGFLFVLWYYYFKTRQNRCPRGRYVELEEQFAQRPRSFSYADLSTATHSFSENLKLGEGGFGGVYRGILPGTNEVVAVKRISHGSRQGKREYVSEVTIISRLRHRNLIQLLGWCHESSELLLVYEFLPNGSLDKHLFDEEKEPLDWDQRYRISCDIASALVYLHDELDNCIVHRDVKTSNVILDSSLNAKLGDFGLARIVKHDGPASHTTSPGGTLGYLAPECAVAGKTSPESDVFSFGVVALEIACGRRPVDLRLSEHNCRVVEWVWDLYKQGKLLDAADKRLGGNFNEEEMQRLMVVGLLCCQQEPKARPEMRYVMKILRFDVELPSVPLSLYDTSKTFSPPLDPVSIGAASVSSSSN
- the LOC131051854 gene encoding L-type lectin-domain containing receptor kinase VIII.1 isoform X2, with translation MRGWNTMAERIGLRQNRCPRGRYVELEEQFAQRPRSFSYADLSTATHSFSENLKLGEGGFGGVYRGILPGTNEVVAVKRISHGSRQGKREYVSEVTIISRLRHRNLIQLLGWCHESSELLLVYEFLPNGSLDKHLFDEEKEPLDWDQRYRISCDIASALVYLHDELDNCIVHRDVKTSNVILDSSLNAKLGDFGLARIVKHDGPASHTTSPGGTLGYLAPECAVAGKTSPESDVFSFGVVALEIACGRRPVDLRLSEHNCRVVEWVWDLYKQGKLLDAADKRLGGNFNEEEMQRLMVVGLLCCQQEPKARPEMRYVMKILRFDVELPSVPLSLYDTSKTFSPPLDPVSIGAASVSSSSN